The genomic window TCACCCCATAACTACTGTATGCATATACAGTACTATGATCGAAAAAAATTCCGCGGGCAAGCACACCTGTATGCATATTCAGCAAAACAAGAATTCTTAGGCGGTAACACGCAGCGACAGCCACGCACGAGCACGCAGGTCCGCAGCCGTCACAGGAAGGATTTTGATCGAAAAGTCAGAAGGTTATAGCATTCAACGCAGCCAGATCAGGCTCGCCATTCGACCGGTTTCACCATCGCGGCGATAGGAATAAAAATTTTCAGCATCTTGCAGGGTACAGAAATCCCCCCCCGAAACCGATGCAACACCCTCAACCTCAAGCCGCAGACGCGCCAGCCTATAGATATCAGCGAAATACTTGCCCGCCACCCCGTCCCGGGGACGAAAAGCCTGGCCTGCGTCTGGCTGCGCTGCGCAGAAAGCAGCCCGTACCTCGGCCCCGACTTCAAAAGCTTCAGGCCCAATAGCCGGTCCCAGCCAGCAGTGTACTTGCCCTGGCTGCTCGAACACCGCCAGAGTATTTTCCAGAATGCCGGCCACCAAGCCCCGCCAGCCCGCATGGGCCACGGCGACCTTGCGACCATCACTGAAAAATACCGGCAGGCAATCTGCCGTCATCACCACGCAAGCCTGGCCCGACTGGTCACTCCAGCAGGCATCCGCCTGTCGCACCTGAGCATCATCCAGCGCCTGAACCACTTCAGTCCCATGGACCTGCTGCAGCCACTGTGCCGGACGCTCAAGCCCCAGCTGCTCGGTCAGGCGCCTGCGATTCTGTGCAACCGCCTGAGGATCATCACCAACATGGTCTCCCAGGTTCAGCCCCTGGAAAACACCCTGGCTGACCCCGCCCAGCCGGGTACTGACACAGGCCTGCACCCGATCAGATACCGGCCACTGCGGATGAATCAGCTTCATAGATCGTCGTTGCGCCTCAGGTCCTGCTGCAGGGCTTTAAGCAATAGCTGGAAGTCCTCCGGCAGATCCACTTCCCAGGACATCAGTTCACCGGTAGCCGGATGAAACAGCTCAAGCTTCTTGGCATGCAGTGCCTGGCGGTGAAAACCGCGCAGTGTTTTTATCAGACCTTCGCTAACGCCCTTGGGCAGGCGAAAACGGCCGCCGTAGACAGGATCACCCACCAGCGGATAGTTGATATGGGACATATGCACGCGGATCTGATGCGTGCGGCCCGACTCCAGCTTGAGACGGATATGTGAATGGGCACGAAAGCGCTGCAGCAGACGGTAATGGGTCAGGGCCGGTTTGCCCATATGCACCACCGCCATCTTCTGACGGCTGGTCTTGTGACGCCCCATAGGGGCATCTACTTTGCCACCACCGGTCATCAGGCCCGTCACAATCGCTTCATACTCGCGGCCCATGGAACGTTCCTGCAACTGCACCACCAGCTCGGTCTGCGCCTGGATGGTCTTGGCCACCACCATCAAACCGGTGGTATCCATATCCAGCCGATGCACGATGCCGGCGCGCGGCACCTGTGCGATTTCCGGCACATGGTGCAGCAAGGCGTTCAGCAAGGTGCCATCGGCATGACCCGCCGCCGGATGCACCACCAGGCCTGCCGGCTTGTTGATCACCAGAATATCATCGTCTTCATAGATGATATCCAGCTCCATGGCCTCTGGCTGGTGGTGTTCGATACGTGCGAGTTCCGCTTCGACACAGATCAGCTCGCCACCCTGCAGTTTGTCGCGG from Marinobacterium aestuarii includes these protein-coding regions:
- the pgeF gene encoding peptidoglycan editing factor PgeF — its product is MKLIHPQWPVSDRVQACVSTRLGGVSQGVFQGLNLGDHVGDDPQAVAQNRRRLTEQLGLERPAQWLQQVHGTEVVQALDDAQVRQADACWSDQSGQACVVMTADCLPVFFSDGRKVAVAHAGWRGLVAGILENTLAVFEQPGQVHCWLGPAIGPEAFEVGAEVRAAFCAAQPDAGQAFRPRDGVAGKYFADIYRLARLRLEVEGVASVSGGDFCTLQDAENFYSYRRDGETGRMASLIWLR
- the rluD gene encoding 23S rRNA pseudouridine(1911/1915/1917) synthase RluD codes for the protein MPEQKPEQVQLQARVTDELVGKRLDQAIAQLFPDYSRSRLQGWIKDGCVTVDGEQKRTRDKLQGGELICVEAELARIEHHQPEAMELDIIYEDDDILVINKPAGLVVHPAAGHADGTLLNALLHHVPEIAQVPRAGIVHRLDMDTTGLMVVAKTIQAQTELVVQLQERSMGREYEAIVTGLMTGGGKVDAPMGRHKTSRQKMAVVHMGKPALTHYRLLQRFRAHSHIRLKLESGRTHQIRVHMSHINYPLVGDPVYGGRFRLPKGVSEGLIKTLRGFHRQALHAKKLELFHPATGELMSWEVDLPEDFQLLLKALQQDLRRNDDL